The sequence GGGTTTGAAATCGTATATCTACCGCGTAATGAAGGGCCAGGGCCGTATAACTCTGGAGCTATAGCTGAGGCCGCCAATGTACCAAGTGCATCGGCTGTGGCCAATGCCATTCAAGATGCTATCAAGCTTCCGGTCTGCCAATTACCTGTCACGGCAGAGCGTATTTACAGTATGACTCATCAAAATAACGTTGAGGAGGAAGGAAATGAGTGAAGATCTGAATGGGAAAGTAGCCATAATAACTGGTGCAGGGTCGCCGATTGGTATGGGACGAGAAATGTCTTTCGCACTAGCTGGAGCAGGAGCAAAAGTAGCAATGATGGACATCGATTCTGCTTCTTTGGACTCTGCTGTTAATGATGTCCGTGAGATGTGCGGCGATGATAGTGCATTCTCAATTGTGGGCGATGTAACTAATTATGCTGATGCTGAGAGAATAATTAAGGCTACTATTGAACGGTTTGGCGGCCTTCATATTTTGGTTAACAACGCAGGTACTAACCAACGAAACATGGGGTTCAGCAATACAATCCTCGAGCCTTGGTGGGGGATCGATCCAGAAGCATGGGCCCGGGTGGTTAGTGTTAATTTCAACGGCCCGTTTTTCATGGCACACGCTGCTATTTCGCATTTACTTGAGCAAAAATGGGGGCGAATCATTGGTGTTACAACAAGCTT is a genomic window of Dehalococcoidia bacterium containing:
- a CDS encoding SDR family oxidoreductase; the encoded protein is MSEDLNGKVAIITGAGSPIGMGREMSFALAGAGAKVAMMDIDSASLDSAVNDVREMCGDDSAFSIVGDVTNYADAERIIKATIERFGGLHILVNNAGTNQRNMGFSNTILEPWWGIDPEAWARVVSVNFNGPFFMAHAAISHLLEQKWGRIIGVTTSLDTMLRINMAPYGPSKAGHEALVSTMAKELEGTGVTANVLVPGGPVNTNLLPPDTDFDRNKLIQPDVMKAPVVWLASDASNEINGQRFIAYDWDESLPLQERIAKAAAPAAWPQLGGQAVYPA